One genomic window of Nicotiana sylvestris chromosome 10, ASM39365v2, whole genome shotgun sequence includes the following:
- the LOC104248726 gene encoding uncharacterized protein isoform X1 — translation MIKPEWLKFTNMIESGEELGMLNLPDKIQYEDEHGAQPSHVPTAASPSFEPKDTDCQEDIESVSSKLRKLEEGIKKVDGKLDAFRKAVFEELSSLREFTDQSLKSVMNVVNRRFDLDESKFVGSSTKNNNQHQGENNHQFQFNVGDQLNASTSNTEHVQPHVDLYPDFQEAAEAYNAAEASAEHLQVNVEEEPVIDEVAEAQQVVSTGGVPSMVEDEQAIQEGAEVEKEGRKITFPRRITKSSLGWILVVKRLIRRTGFMP, via the exons ATGATCAAGCCTGAGTGGCTCAAG TTCACAAACATGATTGAATCTGGAGAAGAACTTGGAATGCTTAATCTACCAGACAAGATTCAATATGAAGATGAACATGGTGCTCAACCATCACATGTTCCAACTGCTGCTTCTCCATCATTTGAACCCAAAGATACAGATTGTCAAGAGGACATTGAATCTGTAAGTAGCAAGCTCAGGAAGTTGGAAGAGGGGATTAAGAAG gTTGATGGAAAGTTAGATGCTTTTAGGAAGGCTGTTTTTGAGGAACTCTCAAGTCTTCGAGAGTTCACAGATCAATCTTTGAAGAGTGTTATGAATGTGGTAAACAGGAGGTTTGATTTGGACGAGTCAAAG TTTGTTGGTAgttcaacaaaaaataataacCAACATCAAGGAGAGAACAACCACCAATTCCAGTTCAATGTTGGTGATCAACTGAATGCAAGCACAAGCAATACAG AACATGTTCAACCACATGTTGACTTATATCCTGACTTCCAAGAAGCAGCTGAGGCATATAATGCAG CTGAAGCTTCAGCAGAACATCTACAAGTAAATGTTGAAGAAGAACCAGTAATTGATGAAGTAGCTGAGGCACAACAAGTAG TTTCTACAGGGGGTGTGCCATCAATGGTTGAGGATGAACAAGCAATTCAGGAAGGAGCTGAGGTAGAAAAAGAAG GAAGAAAGATTACTTTTCCAAGAAggataaccaaatcaagccttggttggattttggttgtGAAAAGATTGATAAGAAGGACTGGTTTTATGCCCTAG
- the LOC104248727 gene encoding uncharacterized protein isoform X1, whose translation MFQDKLIFQMISETITTCNVYLGLDVVRTDGTLVFYENEANQAKLWDTLAVYAWMDKDIGYVQGMSDICSPMVILLESEADAFWCFERAMRRLRENFKCTTSSMGVQTQLSTLAQIVKTVDPKLHHHLGKGIPFFVNSLNRYSRK comes from the exons ATGTTTCAGGATAAATTGATTTTCCAAATGATATCTGAAACTATCACAACTTGCAATGTTTATTTAGGTCTGGATGTTGTTCGAACGGATGGTACTCTTGTATTTTACGAGAATGAAGCTAATCAGGCAAAACTTTGGGATACACTTGCTGTCTATGCCTGGATGGATAAAGATATCGGCTATGTTCAAG GAATGAGTGATATTTGCTCTCCAATGGTTATTCTGCTTGAGAGTGAAGCAGATGCATTCTGGTGCTTTGAGCGTGCAATGCGTCGATTG CGAGAAAATTTCAAGTGCACCACAAGTTCTATGGGAGTGCAAACTCAGCTCAGTACACTCGCACAAATTGTTAAAACTGTCGATCCAAAGCTTCATCACCACCTTGGTAAGGGGATCCCGTTCTTTGTAAATTCTCTTAATCGCTATTCTCGTAAGTGA
- the LOC104248727 gene encoding uncharacterized protein isoform X2, whose translation MFQDKLIFQMISETITTCNVYLGLDVVRTDGTLVFYENEANQAKLWDTLAVYAWMDKDIGYVQGMSDICSPMVILLESEADAFWCFERAMRRLRENFKCTTSSMGVQTQLSTLAQIVKTVDPKLHHHLVKRLENFKFCP comes from the exons ATGTTTCAGGATAAATTGATTTTCCAAATGATATCTGAAACTATCACAACTTGCAATGTTTATTTAGGTCTGGATGTTGTTCGAACGGATGGTACTCTTGTATTTTACGAGAATGAAGCTAATCAGGCAAAACTTTGGGATACACTTGCTGTCTATGCCTGGATGGATAAAGATATCGGCTATGTTCAAG GAATGAGTGATATTTGCTCTCCAATGGTTATTCTGCTTGAGAGTGAAGCAGATGCATTCTGGTGCTTTGAGCGTGCAATGCGTCGATTG CGAGAAAATTTCAAGTGCACCACAAGTTCTATGGGAGTGCAAACTCAGCTCAGTACACTCGCACAAATTGTTAAAACTGTCGATCCAAAGCTTCATCACCACCTTG TGAAGAGATTAGAAAACTTCAAGTTTTGTCCATAG
- the LOC104248726 gene encoding uncharacterized protein isoform X2: MIKPEWLKFTNMIESGEELGMLNLPDKIQYEDEHGAQPSHVPTAASPSFEPKDTDCQEDIESVSSKLRKLEEGIKKVDGKLDAFRKAVFEELSSLREFTDQSLKSVMNVVNRRFDLDESKFVGSSTKNNNQHQGENNHQFQFNVGDQLNASTSNTEHVQPHVDLYPDFQEAAEAYNAAEASAEHLQVNVEEEPVIDEVAEAQQVGGVPSMVEDEQAIQEGAEVEKEGRKITFPRRITKSSLGWILVVKRLIRRTGFMP; the protein is encoded by the exons ATGATCAAGCCTGAGTGGCTCAAG TTCACAAACATGATTGAATCTGGAGAAGAACTTGGAATGCTTAATCTACCAGACAAGATTCAATATGAAGATGAACATGGTGCTCAACCATCACATGTTCCAACTGCTGCTTCTCCATCATTTGAACCCAAAGATACAGATTGTCAAGAGGACATTGAATCTGTAAGTAGCAAGCTCAGGAAGTTGGAAGAGGGGATTAAGAAG gTTGATGGAAAGTTAGATGCTTTTAGGAAGGCTGTTTTTGAGGAACTCTCAAGTCTTCGAGAGTTCACAGATCAATCTTTGAAGAGTGTTATGAATGTGGTAAACAGGAGGTTTGATTTGGACGAGTCAAAG TTTGTTGGTAgttcaacaaaaaataataacCAACATCAAGGAGAGAACAACCACCAATTCCAGTTCAATGTTGGTGATCAACTGAATGCAAGCACAAGCAATACAG AACATGTTCAACCACATGTTGACTTATATCCTGACTTCCAAGAAGCAGCTGAGGCATATAATGCAG CTGAAGCTTCAGCAGAACATCTACAAGTAAATGTTGAAGAAGAACCAGTAATTGATGAAGTAGCTGAGGCACAACAAGTAG GGGGTGTGCCATCAATGGTTGAGGATGAACAAGCAATTCAGGAAGGAGCTGAGGTAGAAAAAGAAG GAAGAAAGATTACTTTTCCAAGAAggataaccaaatcaagccttggttggattttggttgtGAAAAGATTGATAAGAAGGACTGGTTTTATGCCCTAG
- the LOC138878970 gene encoding uncharacterized protein — protein MSKIPIMLKSNGNWDNYDRFRDFEVDAIVVDDNASYGILISTIAEQLSIDTSDKIVEIKYIVNENCPPLEIKNDMGVRVYMETKKENKNLGSYPLCITVRDFNMELAIINESTSAGSSGSLKLLEIPSSPAIEEYQSEIITESTQTYIEEGQVYQDKKTVVAAMRNYSVMHKFQFRVKRSSHRSCKWHFKATSINDSAMFKIRSFSRQHTCCLMDETFIQRKRTAAVVGSMVVPKYCDPKTVYTPKDIQTDMLSEHGLNLSYMQAWRAKEKALQFLRGNPPIVVVDGTFLKSAYRGIMLTASTMDAAGTILPLAYAVVDSENDASWKWFFEQFKEAYGERPSMCVVSDRHDTRSYTLDEFNERMLKIEEIDPRVKSYLYDIGYHRWLRVHATVNRTFTMTSNIVESLNAVTKEARELPIFDLFEYMRTLLERWAKEKLSKAKGTFTYLGHKYNKELKDNSTLSQKLRVRASTDHINTVLDGAKRYIVCLENKKCSCGQFQLDELPCAHALAALRHRNETYENYCSPYYTRKSLLLTYEMPVNPLPDEGKWDVPQHILDEVVKPPAGDKRQSGRPHKERYKIFDEIKSKKYKVACGNCGGA, from the exons atgtcaaaaatcccaataaTGCTGAAATCGAATGGTAATTGGGATAACTATGATAGATTTAGAGATTTTGAAGTTGATGCCATTGTGGTTGATGATAATGCAAGCTACGGAATTCTCATTTCTACAATTGCAGAACAATTATCGATTGATACATCTGATAAAATtgtagaaatcaaatacattgtgaaCGAGAATTGTCCTCCATTGGAGATTAAGAATGATATGGGGGTTCGTGTGTACATGGAAACGaaaaaggagaataaaaactTAGGTTCGTATCCTTTATGTATAACCGTAagagatttcaatatggaattggcaATCATCAATGAAAGCACCAGTGCAG GTTCTTCTGGATCCCTAAAGTTACTAGAAATTCCATCCTCACCAGCTATAGaggaatatcaaagtgaaataataactgaatCTACGCAAACATATATTGAAGAAGGACAAGTTTATCAGGACAAGAAAACAGTAGTTGCTGCAATGAGGAATTATTCAGTCATGCACAAGTTCCAGTTCAGAGTAAAAAGATCAAGTCATAGAAG CTGTAAATGGCATTTCAAGGCAACATCAATTAATGATTCGGCAATGTTCAAGATAAGAAGTTTCAGCCGACAACACACATGCTGCCTAATGGACGAAACATTCATACAACGCAAACGTACTGCAGCAGTAGTTGGTAGCATGGTCGTTCCAAAGTATTGTGATCCTAAGACTGTTTACACACCAAAGGACATACAAACTGACATGTTATCCGAACATGGACTGAAcctaagctacatgcaagcatggagagcaaaggaaaaagctttacagtttttgagagggaatcc GCCGATAGTAGTGGTTGATGGGACATTCTTAAAGTCAGCCTATAGGGGGATTATGCTGACAGCAAGCACCATGGATGCAGCAG GTACTATTTTACCCTTGGCATATGCTGTCGTTGATTCTGAAAACGATGCGTCTTGGAagtggttctttgagcaattcaaggaGGCATATGGTGAAAGACCTTCAATGTGTGTTGTTTCAGATAGGCATGACA CACGGTCATACACTCTGGATGAATTTAACGAAAGGATGTTGAAGATTGAAGAGATAGACCCGCGTGTAAAGTCTTACCTATAtgatattggctatcatagatggttAAGAGTACATGCAACGGTGAATAGAACTTTTACTATGACGTCAAACATTGTCGAGTCGTTGAATGCTGTAACAAAAGAGGCAAGAGAGCTGCCAATATTTGATTTATTTGAGTATATGAGGACTCTTCTTGAACGTTGGGCAAAAGAAAAGTTATCGAAGGCAAAGGGTACTTTCACATACCTTGGTCACAAATACAACAAAGAATTGAAAGACAACAGTACATTATCTCAGAAACTAAgg gtgagggcttcaacagaTCATATAAATACTGTGTTAGATGGTGCGAAACGGTACATTGTGTGTCTAGAAAACAAGAAATGTAGCTGTGGacaattccaacttgatgaacttCCCTGTGCGCATGCTTTGGCAGCATTAAGGCATAGGAATGAAACATACGAAAACTATTGCTCTCCGTATTACACAAGGAAGAGCCTTCTGCTTACCTATGAAATGCCAGTAAATCCTCTACCTGATGAAGGCAAATGGGATGTGCCACAACATATTTTGGATGAGGTAGTAAAGCCACCGGCGGGAGATAAAAGGCAGTCAGGGAGACCTCACAAGGAAAGATATAAAATATTTGATGAAATAAAGTCAAAGAAGTACAAGGTGGCATGTGGCAATTGTGGAGGGGCATAA